One segment of Anatilimnocola aggregata DNA contains the following:
- a CDS encoding Rieske (2Fe-2S) protein produces the protein MNWITIAQVSDCPPGSSRECIAAGHIVALFNVDGQFYALDGLCPHQGGPLGKGRLTGCVVTCPWHGFQFDVTSGQHQTSKSLVHASFPVRVTGDEVQVGIEEP, from the coding sequence ATGAACTGGATAACGATTGCCCAAGTCAGCGATTGTCCCCCGGGGTCGTCGCGCGAATGCATTGCTGCCGGGCACATCGTCGCCCTCTTCAATGTCGACGGTCAGTTCTATGCCCTCGATGGACTTTGCCCGCATCAGGGTGGACCGCTGGGCAAGGGCCGACTCACGGGCTGCGTCGTCACTTGTCCTTGGCACGGTTTTCAGTTCGATGTCACCAGCGGCCAGCATCAAACCAGCAAGTCGCTCGTGCATGCCTCGTTCCCCGTCCGCGTGACTGGGGATGAAGTGCAGGTAGGAATTGAAGAGCCTTAA
- a CDS encoding lysophospholipid acyltransferase family protein, whose protein sequence is MSIRRAFDYPLYLLVRIIIAVVQAVRIETCVSACRALAWLMFDVVKLRRQLVDENLAQAFPEKSLAERNEIGRGMWVHLLTMVCEIAHAPRKIHSTNWRKYIKLQRGREFVGSLLLARPRVLVTAHFGNFEVAGLMSGMLGISTFTVTRTLDNPYLDEFVLRFRELNWQFILPKNGSANQADTVLKNKGALALLGDQHAGPKGCWVDFFGRPASCHKALALFTLLSDAPMILLYCKRRDKPLHFELGLADIADPQALPKDCTDVKRLTQWYNRVLEDEIRKAPDQYWWLHRRWRDPPQRARAKASLRDAATPTERRDAA, encoded by the coding sequence GTGAGTATCCGCCGAGCTTTCGATTACCCACTGTACCTCTTGGTGCGAATTATCATCGCCGTGGTGCAAGCGGTTCGGATCGAAACCTGCGTGTCGGCGTGCCGGGCGCTGGCCTGGCTGATGTTCGACGTCGTCAAGCTGCGGCGGCAATTGGTGGACGAGAATCTCGCCCAGGCTTTTCCCGAGAAGTCGCTCGCCGAGCGAAACGAAATCGGCCGTGGCATGTGGGTCCATCTGCTGACGATGGTCTGTGAGATTGCCCATGCCCCCCGCAAGATCCACTCCACCAACTGGCGCAAGTACATCAAACTGCAACGTGGTCGCGAATTCGTTGGCAGTCTGCTGCTTGCCCGGCCGCGCGTGCTCGTTACCGCCCACTTCGGCAATTTTGAAGTCGCCGGCCTGATGAGCGGCATGCTCGGTATCAGCACCTTCACCGTCACGCGTACGCTGGATAATCCGTATCTCGACGAGTTCGTCCTCCGCTTTCGCGAGTTGAACTGGCAGTTCATCCTGCCCAAAAATGGCAGTGCGAACCAGGCAGATACGGTGCTCAAGAACAAAGGTGCCCTGGCCCTCCTCGGCGATCAACACGCTGGGCCCAAAGGCTGTTGGGTCGACTTTTTCGGTCGCCCCGCTTCGTGCCACAAGGCCCTGGCCCTGTTCACACTGCTGAGTGATGCGCCCATGATTCTGCTCTATTGCAAGCGACGCGATAAACCGTTGCATTTTGAATTGGGACTGGCCGATATCGCCGACCCGCAAGCGCTGCCGAAAGATTGCACCGACGTGAAGCGGCTCACGCAGTGGTATAATCGCGTGCTGGAAGATGAGATTCGCAAAGCCCCGGATCAATACTGGTGGCTGCACCGCCGCTGGCGCGATCCGCCCCAGCGAGCCCGAGCCAAGGCTTCCCTCCGGGACGCAGCAACTCCGACTGAACGACGCGACGCCGCATGA
- the lnt gene encoding apolipoprotein N-acyltransferase has protein sequence MKAPSLKQPKVAVAPTRRAETKPATSWWQWPLPVATLGALLLWTSFPPLDLWPLAWLAPVPWLILIRQPKLLGPKPYLQIWFAGFVHWLLMLQGIRLAHPALYGGWLALSAYLAVYLVLFISIARVAVQQLRWPLFLAAPIVFVGLELFRGHLISGFSCGLLAHTQTELPVLLQIADLGGAYTLSFVMMLCAAAIAQLLPKRWFVLGDETGSQSNRSFLQLPVWPVVTALALLMATVGYGYYRLQERPPAGNRPPLKVALIQGSLDTRFDQDFHERVNQNFTHYGKLTSEAVADNTGLDLVVWPESAFAIPEYQAVAASSVINANDPQVAAVRERFAEAEKPFQGTLSDAIKAINKPKEKRTVGETAILPVTGTSFLFGTTTLVIDLNKPDGAIAHNYNAALLAGPTGQISGRYYKMHAVMFGEFIPVADLLPFLYGLTPMGAGMSTGKQPAALSVKGYNLSPNICFESTVPHLIREQVLGAERTSQRPIDAIVNVTNDGWFWGSSILDLHFRCSVFRAIENRKPVVIAANTGISAHIDGNGRVLQRGPKREPKILVADVIADGRTSPYHLWGDSAAWLCAALTWAVAFYGVWHRKVPATSAENPSR, from the coding sequence GTGAAAGCGCCTTCCCTGAAGCAGCCGAAGGTCGCCGTGGCACCAACCCGGCGCGCGGAGACTAAGCCTGCGACAAGTTGGTGGCAGTGGCCGCTGCCCGTTGCTACTCTCGGTGCTCTCTTGCTCTGGACCTCGTTTCCACCGCTCGATTTATGGCCGCTCGCCTGGCTCGCGCCGGTTCCGTGGCTGATACTGATTCGCCAGCCGAAGTTGCTCGGCCCCAAGCCCTACCTACAGATCTGGTTCGCCGGCTTCGTGCATTGGCTGCTAATGTTGCAAGGGATTCGCCTGGCGCATCCAGCCCTGTATGGCGGTTGGCTCGCGCTGTCGGCCTATCTGGCTGTCTATTTGGTGCTATTCATCAGCATTGCGCGAGTGGCGGTCCAGCAACTCCGCTGGCCGCTATTTCTGGCAGCACCGATTGTGTTCGTCGGCCTCGAACTATTTCGCGGGCATTTAATTTCTGGCTTCTCCTGCGGTCTGCTCGCGCATACGCAAACGGAACTTCCGGTTCTCTTGCAGATTGCCGACCTGGGGGGTGCTTACACCCTGAGCTTTGTCATGATGCTCTGCGCGGCCGCCATTGCCCAGTTGCTGCCCAAGCGGTGGTTCGTTCTTGGTGATGAAACGGGTTCGCAGTCAAACCGCAGCTTTCTTCAACTTCCAGTTTGGCCGGTTGTCACTGCGCTTGCCTTGCTAATGGCAACGGTGGGGTATGGCTACTATCGCCTGCAAGAACGCCCACCCGCTGGCAACCGACCGCCCCTTAAAGTCGCGCTCATTCAGGGCTCGCTCGATACGCGGTTCGATCAGGACTTTCACGAACGTGTGAATCAAAACTTCACGCACTACGGCAAGTTGACGAGCGAAGCTGTTGCAGACAACACGGGCCTCGACCTAGTGGTTTGGCCCGAATCGGCGTTTGCCATTCCCGAGTATCAAGCTGTGGCAGCGAGTTCCGTGATCAATGCCAACGATCCCCAAGTTGCTGCCGTTCGCGAGCGTTTTGCGGAAGCCGAGAAACCGTTTCAGGGAACGCTCAGCGACGCGATCAAGGCGATCAATAAACCCAAGGAGAAACGGACGGTCGGTGAAACGGCGATTCTGCCGGTCACTGGAACGTCGTTCTTATTTGGCACGACGACGCTGGTCATCGACCTGAACAAACCTGATGGAGCTATAGCCCACAACTACAACGCAGCTTTGCTGGCGGGCCCGACCGGCCAAATCTCCGGCCGTTATTACAAGATGCACGCCGTGATGTTTGGTGAGTTCATTCCCGTCGCCGACTTACTCCCCTTTCTCTATGGGCTTACTCCGATGGGCGCGGGTATGTCGACGGGTAAGCAACCGGCCGCGCTTTCGGTGAAGGGGTATAACTTGTCGCCGAACATCTGTTTCGAGAGTACCGTCCCCCATTTGATCCGCGAGCAAGTTCTGGGTGCGGAACGGACAAGTCAGCGCCCCATCGACGCGATTGTGAACGTCACCAACGACGGCTGGTTCTGGGGCAGCTCGATTCTCGATCTGCACTTCCGCTGCAGCGTGTTCCGCGCGATCGAGAATCGCAAACCGGTGGTGATTGCCGCGAATACGGGGATCTCAGCCCACATCGACGGCAACGGTCGCGTGCTGCAGCGTGGTCCCAAGCGGGAACCAAAGATCCTGGTCGCAGATGTCATCGCCGACGGCCGTACAAGTCCCTATCACCTCTGGGGCGATAGTGCTGCGTGGCTTTGCGCCGCGCTGACTTGGGCGGTGGCTTTTTACGGCGTTTGGCACCGTAAGGTGCCAGCAACATCCGCTGAGAATCCGAGCCGCTAG
- a CDS encoding mechanosensitive ion channel family protein, with translation MMMVPRRRAPFHFATVTWLLCLALATANTVGQEVVPLPNALAQAAESKSPVKSVVQPGETPSIEVVPAQPPVALTEAELITRLQRTIASNEKQVEELRCEVADPSSEYYKAEGEFRALEERFSQEKAALAKLLEVGEVDDAAKLKVALVDTEKSWMLSRERFDLAIVTRKTLQEQISALENKLLQDRQALDKLTGEEPPVVAPAKQVVEAKATVAKPLTMGEAADPTAATAAATTKPVTTPPTSAQADAAGIATSLGLNEPKAKPPSQEMIAAKADADVKQQAVVQAEQDVRTVSDRLAALEKNISIEQKLLAAGRKKADLANQSRLAAEDEYQKKSAEGLMGNQLAEIASRRSDSERQFQDANNEVRSRMDRLQELQGELTALQSEELAALQAAKARQNELTMAEAKLGQLKNPFSLQNLIQWLLNHGPTLSMILTIMYALHKVTQLSTRRVVDLMVQSTSRSAPEENEARVNTLAGVFQNAASLTIIIGGAIMVFEEAGIAVAPLMGGAAVLGLAVAFGAQNLIRDYFYGFVILLENQYKINDVLKIGEVSGQVERITLRMTVLRDLEGCVHFIPNGKIDCVSNMTHGWSRAVFDVGISHKEDPDRIMNTLLDLACELKQEPEYARLIIDDPEMLGVDKLDSNGLTIKFVIKTRPLKQWAVKRELQRRIKRRFTELGIDLAMPQQFVLRDESHFNGLQSGETLTDSSVVDLPRRAA, from the coding sequence ATGATGATGGTTCCTCGGCGGCGCGCGCCGTTTCACTTCGCCACCGTGACTTGGCTTCTGTGCCTCGCGCTGGCAACAGCCAACACGGTCGGCCAAGAGGTTGTCCCGTTACCCAATGCGCTGGCTCAAGCGGCCGAGAGCAAGTCGCCAGTCAAGTCAGTCGTTCAGCCCGGCGAAACTCCATCGATCGAGGTCGTCCCCGCGCAACCGCCGGTCGCGCTCACCGAAGCGGAACTAATCACTCGCTTGCAGCGGACGATTGCCAGCAATGAAAAGCAGGTGGAAGAACTTCGCTGCGAAGTTGCCGATCCATCCAGCGAATACTACAAGGCTGAGGGGGAGTTTCGCGCGCTTGAGGAGCGGTTTTCCCAAGAGAAAGCGGCGCTGGCAAAACTGCTAGAAGTCGGCGAAGTTGATGATGCCGCCAAGCTGAAAGTGGCGCTCGTCGACACCGAGAAAAGTTGGATGCTTTCCCGCGAACGTTTTGACCTGGCCATCGTCACGCGCAAGACTCTGCAGGAACAAATCTCGGCGCTCGAGAATAAACTGCTGCAAGATCGACAGGCGCTCGACAAACTAACCGGTGAAGAGCCCCCGGTCGTCGCGCCAGCTAAGCAAGTTGTCGAAGCGAAGGCCACAGTCGCGAAACCGCTGACGATGGGCGAGGCAGCGGATCCGACCGCTGCCACTGCAGCAGCGACCACGAAACCCGTCACGACTCCGCCCACATCTGCGCAAGCCGACGCAGCGGGAATTGCGACATCGCTGGGGCTGAATGAGCCGAAAGCAAAGCCGCCCAGTCAAGAGATGATCGCAGCCAAAGCCGATGCCGATGTCAAGCAGCAGGCCGTCGTTCAGGCCGAGCAAGACGTACGTACCGTTTCCGATCGATTGGCCGCGCTCGAGAAAAACATTTCGATCGAACAGAAACTGCTGGCCGCGGGACGCAAAAAAGCTGATCTTGCCAATCAAAGCCGCCTGGCTGCCGAAGATGAGTATCAGAAAAAATCGGCCGAAGGCCTGATGGGAAATCAACTCGCCGAGATCGCCAGCCGCCGTAGCGACAGCGAACGTCAATTTCAGGACGCCAACAACGAAGTCCGTTCGCGCATGGATCGCCTGCAAGAACTGCAAGGCGAGCTCACTGCCTTGCAGAGCGAAGAACTCGCGGCGCTGCAGGCCGCCAAGGCCCGGCAAAACGAATTGACGATGGCCGAGGCCAAGCTGGGTCAACTGAAGAATCCGTTTTCACTGCAGAACCTGATTCAATGGCTGCTGAACCACGGCCCCACCTTGTCGATGATCCTCACGATCATGTATGCCTTGCATAAGGTCACGCAGTTGTCGACGCGCCGCGTCGTCGATCTGATGGTGCAAAGCACCTCGCGCAGCGCGCCGGAGGAAAACGAAGCTCGCGTGAATACCCTGGCTGGTGTGTTTCAAAATGCAGCCTCGCTGACCATCATCATCGGTGGCGCCATCATGGTGTTCGAAGAAGCGGGCATCGCGGTCGCTCCCTTGATGGGAGGTGCTGCGGTACTCGGTTTGGCCGTTGCTTTCGGTGCGCAGAATTTGATTCGCGATTACTTCTACGGCTTTGTGATCTTGCTCGAGAATCAGTACAAGATCAACGACGTGCTGAAGATTGGCGAAGTTTCCGGCCAGGTTGAACGCATCACGCTCCGCATGACCGTGCTCCGCGATCTCGAAGGGTGCGTCCATTTTATTCCCAACGGTAAGATCGATTGCGTCTCGAACATGACGCATGGCTGGTCGCGTGCGGTCTTCGATGTGGGTATCTCGCACAAGGAAGATCCCGACCGCATTATGAATACGCTGCTCGATTTAGCCTGCGAGCTCAAGCAGGAACCAGAATATGCCCGCCTGATTATCGACGATCCGGAAATGCTGGGCGTCGACAAACTCGATAGCAACGGCCTGACGATCAAGTTCGTCATCAAGACTCGTCCGCTCAAGCAGTGGGCCGTGAAGCGCGAACTGCAACGGCGGATCAAACGCCGCTTTACCGAACTGGGTATCGATCTCGCCATGCCGCAGCAATTCGTCCTGCGCGACGAATCGCACTTTAACGGCCTCCAAAGTGGCGAAACACTCACGGACTCTTCCGTCGTCGATCTGCCGCGCCGTGCAGCCTAG
- a CDS encoding thiamine phosphate synthase, with amino-acid sequence MTPAERTAALRAIDANFNRAVEGLRVVEDQARFVLNDGFLAGSCKQLRHDLTTALQSVCGSEQDRYAARDTLADVGTAITSPQETERQSLAQLAAANWQRVSQALRVIEEFAKLLGVSGSPFESFRYQTYTLAKAFVLNERSQQTWLGRQLYVLIDGESSEAEFAKLAQTLIEAGVHVLQLRDKRLDDRALLARGIHLRKLIDETASSDPKPLFIMNDRPDLAILTRADGVHVGQDELPVSEVRRLVGTTMQIGVSTHNLTQARAAVLAGADYLGCGPTFPSGTKHFADFPGTAFLQQVAAELSLPAFAIGGITLSNLSAVQATGFTRVAVSGVISQSIDPAAEVQRLLAALRS; translated from the coding sequence ATGACTCCTGCTGAACGTACTGCGGCGCTGCGCGCCATCGATGCCAACTTCAATCGCGCGGTGGAAGGCTTGCGCGTTGTGGAGGATCAGGCTCGCTTTGTCTTGAACGATGGCTTTCTCGCCGGCTCCTGCAAACAACTGCGGCACGATTTGACGACCGCTCTGCAATCCGTCTGCGGCAGCGAACAAGACCGCTATGCTGCCCGCGATACGCTGGCCGATGTGGGAACGGCGATCACCTCGCCCCAAGAAACCGAGCGACAGTCGTTGGCGCAATTGGCCGCCGCCAATTGGCAACGCGTCTCGCAGGCGCTGCGCGTGATTGAAGAGTTCGCCAAGCTTCTCGGCGTCAGCGGTTCTCCCTTCGAATCGTTTCGCTACCAAACCTATACGCTGGCCAAAGCCTTTGTGCTCAACGAGCGAAGCCAACAAACGTGGCTCGGTCGGCAGTTGTACGTGCTGATCGACGGTGAGTCGAGTGAAGCTGAATTTGCTAAACTCGCACAAACCCTGATTGAGGCCGGTGTGCATGTTTTGCAATTGCGCGATAAGCGTCTCGATGACCGCGCACTGCTCGCGCGGGGAATACATCTCCGCAAACTAATCGATGAAACGGCCAGTTCGGATCCGAAGCCGCTGTTCATCATGAACGACCGTCCGGATCTGGCGATTCTCACGCGGGCAGACGGCGTGCATGTGGGGCAGGACGAGTTGCCGGTGAGCGAGGTTCGTCGCCTCGTGGGAACGACGATGCAAATTGGCGTCTCGACGCATAATCTCACGCAGGCACGCGCAGCGGTGCTGGCCGGTGCCGATTATCTCGGCTGCGGGCCCACCTTTCCCAGCGGCACGAAACATTTCGCCGACTTCCCTGGCACGGCTTTCCTGCAGCAAGTTGCTGCCGAACTCTCGCTTCCCGCTTTTGCCATTGGCGGCATCACGCTCAGCAACTTATCCGCCGTTCAGGCAACTGGCTTCACGCGCGTGGCCGTCAGCGGTGTAATCAGCCAGAGCATTGATCCCGCGGCCGAGGTTCAACGACTGCTTGCCGCGCTCCGCAGTTGA
- a CDS encoding ABC transporter ATP-binding protein, with product MSTATPPLQRTKPAPKPPATAKTAVLAAKQVKKSYFKGKLEVPVLRGVDFAVQPGEFVAIIGQSGSGKSTLLHLLGTLDAPSAGEITFEGNRIDNLPTASRDVLRNKYFGMIFQFYHLLPELSMLENVLAPLMISDGIWKYLCNRGKYSARAKELLDMVGLSHRLTHKPKELSGGEMQRTAIARALMSQPKVLLADEPTGNLDQQTGEEILSLLKKLNEEQGLSIIMVTHDQAIARQAHRIVRLVEGRVQE from the coding sequence ATGAGCACCGCAACGCCGCCTCTCCAACGAACCAAACCTGCTCCCAAGCCACCTGCCACTGCGAAAACGGCGGTCCTCGCCGCGAAGCAAGTGAAGAAAAGCTACTTCAAAGGCAAGCTTGAGGTTCCCGTATTGCGTGGCGTCGATTTCGCGGTTCAGCCCGGCGAGTTCGTCGCCATCATCGGCCAAAGCGGCTCGGGCAAGAGTACGCTGCTGCATCTGCTCGGCACGCTCGATGCACCAAGTGCCGGCGAGATCACGTTCGAAGGCAACCGCATCGATAACCTGCCGACGGCCTCGCGCGACGTGCTGCGAAACAAGTACTTCGGCATGATTTTTCAGTTCTATCACCTGCTTCCCGAGCTCTCGATGCTCGAGAACGTGCTGGCTCCGCTGATGATTTCGGACGGCATCTGGAAGTACCTTTGCAATCGCGGCAAGTACTCGGCCCGCGCCAAAGAACTGCTCGACATGGTCGGCCTTTCGCACCGACTCACGCACAAGCCCAAGGAACTCTCGGGCGGCGAGATGCAGCGCACCGCGATCGCCCGCGCATTAATGTCGCAGCCCAAAGTGCTGCTGGCCGATGAGCCAACCGGCAACCTCGATCAGCAAACTGGCGAAGAGATTCTCTCCCTGCTAAAGAAGCTGAACGAGGAACAAGGGCTCTCGATTATCATGGTCACGCACGATCAGGCGATTGCCCGCCAGGCTCATCGCATCGTGCGACTAGTCGAAGGCCGTGTGCAAGAGTAA
- a CDS encoding ABC transporter permease, translated as MYKLLLAWRYLRTRYIALASIISVTLGVGTLIVVNSVMAGFAHEMHIRLHSILADICFEAHGMDGFSNPQWHVEEIKKIVGPDLKGITYAVHVPAMVNVPVRGQWVTRQISLVGVDENTYADVSDFREYLLHPGNREKLAFTLREAGYGDEKHPMPPAGWAYRRMKVQYEREMQAEQEALIKSQQVPRAMQPQDAADAKKGATTTTAEAAPPADPFASQQAAAPSDTFDPAKDQFAGVIMGIAIGSSRQRDSEGKVIDYFLCRPGDDVRITFPSAGQPPKAMSDMFTVVDFYESKMSEYDSSFAFIPLRRLQEMRGMIDPSTGVEAVTTIQMRLKPGADLNAVRDKLRARFPAEQFPFRIQTWRDMQGPLLAAVQMETTLLNILLFLIIAVAGFGILATFFMIVVEKTKDIGILKALGAPSRGVMSIFLSYGFSLGLVGSGVGMIGGLLFVIYINNIAKGIEWVTGHEVFDPTIYYFSEIPTIINPSTVVGVMIGATLIAVLASVLPAIRAARLHPVQALRYE; from the coding sequence ATGTACAAACTGCTGCTTGCGTGGCGGTATCTGCGGACGCGATACATCGCACTCGCTTCGATCATTAGCGTCACGCTGGGCGTAGGTACGCTGATTGTCGTGAACAGCGTGATGGCCGGCTTTGCACACGAGATGCACATTCGCCTCCATAGCATCCTGGCCGATATCTGTTTCGAAGCCCACGGCATGGACGGCTTCAGCAATCCGCAGTGGCATGTCGAAGAGATTAAGAAAATTGTCGGTCCCGACTTGAAGGGAATTACCTATGCGGTGCATGTCCCCGCGATGGTGAACGTTCCCGTGCGCGGTCAATGGGTTACGCGGCAGATTAGCCTCGTGGGTGTCGATGAAAATACCTACGCCGATGTGAGCGACTTTCGCGAATACTTGCTACACCCGGGCAATCGCGAGAAGCTCGCCTTCACGCTGCGTGAAGCAGGATATGGCGATGAAAAACATCCAATGCCTCCGGCTGGTTGGGCTTATCGGCGGATGAAGGTTCAGTACGAGCGCGAAATGCAGGCCGAGCAAGAGGCACTCATTAAGTCCCAGCAAGTTCCGCGAGCCATGCAACCTCAAGATGCCGCCGACGCGAAGAAGGGGGCAACCACGACCACCGCCGAAGCGGCGCCGCCAGCTGACCCCTTCGCTTCGCAACAAGCGGCCGCGCCGAGCGATACATTCGACCCCGCTAAAGATCAATTTGCGGGCGTAATCATGGGGATCGCCATCGGCAGTTCGCGGCAGCGCGATTCGGAAGGGAAGGTCATCGACTATTTCCTTTGCCGACCGGGCGACGATGTGCGCATCACTTTCCCCTCGGCTGGTCAGCCGCCGAAGGCAATGAGTGACATGTTCACCGTCGTCGATTTCTACGAAAGCAAAATGAGCGAGTACGACAGTAGCTTCGCCTTCATTCCGCTCCGTCGCTTGCAAGAGATGCGCGGCATGATCGATCCGTCGACTGGGGTCGAAGCGGTGACCACCATCCAAATGCGCCTCAAACCGGGTGCCGATTTGAACGCAGTGCGAGACAAACTACGAGCCCGCTTTCCCGCCGAACAATTTCCGTTTCGCATTCAAACCTGGCGAGACATGCAGGGCCCACTGCTGGCCGCCGTGCAAATGGAAACGACGCTGCTGAACATCTTGCTGTTCCTGATCATCGCCGTCGCCGGCTTCGGCATTCTCGCAACGTTTTTCATGATCGTCGTCGAGAAGACGAAGGACATTGGCATCTTGAAAGCCCTGGGCGCACCAAGTCGCGGTGTGATGAGCATCTTCCTAAGCTATGGCTTTTCGCTGGGGCTTGTCGGTTCCGGAGTCGGAATGATCGGCGGCCTGCTGTTTGTGATTTACATCAACAACATCGCCAAGGGAATCGAGTGGGTCACCGGGCACGAAGTCTTCGATCCGACGATCTACTACTTCTCCGAGATCCCCACCATCATCAATCCGTCGACTGTCGTAGGCGTGATGATCGGCGCGACGTTGATTGCCGTCCTGGCCAGCGTGCTACCCGCGATTCGCGCAGCGCGACTCCACCCCGTTCAAGCCTTGCGTTACGAGTAG
- the lysS gene encoding lysine--tRNA ligase — MTAPEPSAQPTQPTPESEGVHEAARRDKMRKLIEMGVDPWGQRFDDRLLIGDIRARTGEIVFRKETGETIVPPSREAQPDLDFRKWLSEQGKGDLEGPKVRAAGRIVLHRDKGKLRFIDIQDWSGRLQLLVGQAQVGEESWKLAECCDLGDLVGVDGEFKYTKLGEPTIFAEKLHFLAKSVLPPPDKHAGLADPELRHRMRYLDLAYTEGVLPRFLSRTKVVASIRRTLNEQGYCEIEGPTLHTIAGGAAARPFITHHNTLDMQLYLRIALELHLKRLLVGGMERVYELGRVYRNEGISPKHNPEFTMLEVYQAYGNYETMMDLTENILCDAIRVLDGNFVRPWGDKQIDFTPPFQRKTYDELFREHTGIDPQDATSVKALAERIGFETAGKHPDVIKSEVFEEKVEDALVGPIFVTDYPASICPLTKRKTSNPAVAERFELFVHGMEVANAYTELNDPDLQEQLFRTQLAGQAADDSMAKMDTDFVRALKHAMPPAGGLGIGIDRLIMLLTNTQTIRDVILFPVLRPE; from the coding sequence ATGACCGCACCCGAACCGTCCGCACAACCCACCCAGCCCACTCCCGAGAGCGAAGGAGTGCATGAAGCCGCCCGTCGCGACAAAATGCGCAAACTGATCGAAATGGGCGTCGATCCGTGGGGACAGCGGTTCGATGATCGATTGCTGATCGGCGATATACGGGCCCGCACTGGTGAAATCGTCTTTCGTAAGGAAACGGGCGAGACCATCGTTCCCCCCTCGCGCGAAGCCCAGCCCGATCTCGACTTTCGCAAATGGCTAAGCGAACAGGGCAAGGGTGATCTTGAAGGGCCGAAGGTCCGCGCTGCTGGGCGAATTGTGCTGCATCGCGATAAAGGCAAACTCCGTTTCATCGATATCCAGGACTGGTCCGGCCGCCTTCAATTGCTCGTGGGGCAAGCTCAGGTTGGCGAAGAGAGTTGGAAGTTGGCCGAGTGCTGCGACCTGGGCGATCTCGTCGGTGTCGATGGCGAGTTCAAGTACACCAAGCTCGGCGAGCCGACCATCTTTGCCGAGAAGCTGCATTTTCTCGCGAAGAGCGTCCTACCGCCGCCCGACAAGCATGCTGGTCTGGCCGATCCCGAACTGCGGCATCGAATGCGTTATCTCGACCTTGCCTATACCGAAGGTGTACTGCCGCGATTCTTGAGTCGCACCAAAGTAGTGGCTTCGATTCGTCGCACACTCAACGAGCAAGGCTACTGCGAAATCGAAGGCCCCACGCTCCACACGATTGCCGGTGGTGCTGCCGCCCGGCCATTCATCACGCATCACAACACGCTCGATATGCAGTTGTATTTGCGGATCGCGCTCGAGTTGCATCTCAAAAGACTCCTTGTCGGCGGCATGGAACGAGTCTACGAGCTCGGTCGCGTTTATCGGAACGAAGGGATCAGCCCCAAGCACAACCCCGAGTTCACGATGCTCGAGGTCTATCAGGCTTATGGCAACTACGAAACGATGATGGACCTGACCGAAAACATTCTCTGCGATGCCATTCGCGTACTCGATGGCAACTTTGTGCGCCCCTGGGGAGACAAGCAGATTGACTTCACCCCGCCTTTCCAACGCAAGACGTACGACGAACTTTTCCGCGAGCACACCGGCATCGATCCGCAAGATGCAACCTCGGTAAAGGCTCTCGCCGAAAGAATCGGTTTCGAAACAGCTGGGAAACACCCCGACGTCATCAAGAGCGAGGTCTTCGAAGAAAAGGTCGAAGACGCACTCGTTGGGCCGATTTTTGTTACCGATTACCCGGCGAGTATCTGCCCACTGACCAAGCGCAAGACCAGCAATCCTGCCGTTGCCGAGCGGTTCGAACTGTTCGTGCACGGCATGGAAGTGGCCAATGCGTACACCGAACTGAACGACCCCGATCTACAGGAACAACTCTTCCGCACGCAGCTAGCAGGACAAGCTGCCGATGATTCGATGGCCAAGATGGACACCGACTTCGTCCGCGCTTTGAAGCATGCAATGCCACCCGCTGGCGGCCTTGGCATCGGAATCGACCGCCTCATCATGCTGCTAACGAACACGCAAACCATCCGCGACGTGATTCTGTTCCCGGTGCTGCGGCCGGAGTAA